One stretch of Schlesneria sp. DSM 10557 DNA includes these proteins:
- a CDS encoding ABC transporter ATP-binding protein — MTLRTDNVSFGYGARRVLDQVSLSFEPGITALVGPNAAGKSTLLKCLCDVLTPAGQVSLNGRLIREMSRREISQAVGYLPQTGFSRGELTVFETVLLGLLHNLGWRVSSSDAQSVYSLLDEMSLAPLADRFIGELSGGQAQLVAIAQALIRKPAILLLDEPTSNLDLRRQFEVSSLIRQITKSRSLVTVISMHDLNLAARYADWIAVLKEGEVYAMGTPVEVLTAEMMAEVYDVDAIVNRDGSGVPSIYVSGAGTNLVRDSGARF; from the coding sequence ATGACGTTGCGGACGGACAACGTCTCGTTTGGATACGGGGCTCGGCGCGTCCTTGATCAGGTAAGTCTCTCATTTGAACCGGGGATCACGGCGCTCGTCGGCCCCAATGCCGCCGGAAAATCGACACTTCTCAAATGTCTGTGCGATGTCCTCACTCCTGCAGGGCAGGTATCACTGAATGGCCGGCTCATTCGTGAGATGTCACGTCGAGAGATTTCCCAAGCCGTTGGCTATCTGCCACAGACAGGTTTCTCGCGCGGCGAACTCACTGTATTCGAAACTGTTCTTCTGGGGCTCTTACACAATCTTGGTTGGCGGGTTTCCTCGTCAGATGCCCAGTCCGTCTATTCACTCCTGGACGAAATGTCGCTGGCTCCTCTCGCCGATCGGTTCATCGGTGAATTGAGTGGTGGGCAGGCGCAACTGGTTGCCATCGCACAAGCCTTGATTCGTAAGCCCGCGATCCTGCTGCTCGATGAACCCACATCGAATCTCGATCTTCGTCGGCAATTCGAAGTCAGTTCCCTGATCCGACAGATCACGAAATCGCGAAGCCTGGTCACCGTCATTTCCATGCACGATCTGAATCTGGCGGCCCGCTATGCAGACTGGATCGCAGTATTAAAAGAGGGGGAGGTATATGCGATGGGAACTCCTGTCGAAGTTCTGACCGCTGAAATGATGGCCGAGGTCTATGATGTCGACGCAATCGTCAACCGGGATGGCTCAGGCGTTCCTTCGATTTATGTTTCAGGAGCCGGAACGAATCTCGTGAGAGACTCCGGGGCCCGATTCTGA
- a CDS encoding MFS transporter, giving the protein MFSSDRPSVMLFRFSLYGFLKNQTYFEPFLILFFLEQELNFFEIGVAMGVGAAVSNLLEIPTGAAADLYGRRRCMVASFVIYILSFLILATGTAYWQLLVGVALVGSADAFRGGIHKAMILDWLRAQGRENERTRIYGYTRSWSKMGSAVSVLIGAALVFMTSNYRLIIGFAIIPYVLNLINLATYPAYLDAVPRQKLSLTAVLRHMYQVARESLNHPMLRRLTWETIGFQGVYEAVKDYLQPVLKVAALSSPLFLDLGDKQRSALLVGLVYFVLHLLASASSRHAHSLSQWCGSDERASYRVWQIVALGYVALLPALYFKTSSIVIPIFILLACAQNVWRPILISRFDAHSDPSVGATLLSIESQAASLATLILAPLLGYVIDLATSLEGGTTERSFWPIAVIGAVPAILFSIDRTRRTSTSHSGDH; this is encoded by the coding sequence GTGTTTTCTTCCGATCGCCCGTCCGTGATGCTGTTTCGTTTTTCTCTGTACGGATTCCTCAAAAACCAGACCTATTTTGAGCCGTTCCTCATTCTGTTCTTTCTGGAACAGGAGCTGAACTTTTTCGAGATCGGAGTCGCGATGGGGGTGGGAGCGGCTGTCTCCAACCTGCTTGAGATTCCCACGGGGGCGGCTGCTGATTTGTACGGTCGCCGCCGCTGCATGGTTGCCTCGTTTGTGATCTACATCCTGTCGTTCCTGATTCTGGCGACAGGCACAGCCTATTGGCAGCTTCTGGTTGGAGTGGCCTTGGTGGGAAGCGCCGACGCTTTTCGGGGTGGCATCCATAAGGCGATGATTCTCGATTGGCTACGTGCACAAGGGCGTGAGAATGAGCGTACCAGGATCTACGGGTATACGCGCTCCTGGTCGAAGATGGGGTCTGCGGTATCGGTGCTGATCGGGGCCGCACTCGTTTTTATGACGTCCAACTATCGCCTGATTATCGGTTTTGCGATCATCCCGTATGTCTTGAACCTCATCAATCTGGCGACCTACCCGGCATATCTTGACGCGGTGCCCAGGCAAAAACTCTCTCTGACGGCAGTGCTACGGCATATGTATCAGGTGGCCCGCGAATCCCTGAACCATCCGATGTTGCGCCGACTGACTTGGGAAACGATCGGGTTTCAGGGAGTCTACGAAGCGGTGAAGGACTACCTGCAACCGGTGCTGAAAGTGGCTGCCCTGTCCTCGCCGTTATTTCTGGATCTTGGCGACAAGCAACGGTCCGCGCTGCTGGTCGGTCTGGTTTATTTTGTGCTGCATCTGTTGGCGAGCGCCTCTTCCCGACACGCACACAGCCTTTCCCAATGGTGTGGAAGTGACGAACGTGCCTCGTATCGCGTCTGGCAAATCGTCGCGCTGGGTTACGTCGCCCTCTTGCCGGCGCTCTATTTCAAGACCTCTTCAATCGTGATCCCGATTTTCATTCTGCTCGCCTGCGCACAAAATGTGTGGCGTCCGATCCTGATCAGTCGATTTGACGCTCATTCCGACCCAAGCGTCGGTGCAACGCTTCTGTCGATTGAATCGCAGGCCGCTTCGCTGGCGACTCTGATTCTGGCGCCTCTGCTCGGGTATGTCATCGACTTGGCAACGTCGTTGGAAGGTGGAACAACTGAACGCAGCTTCTGGCCAATCGCAGTCATTGGAGCTGTCCCCGCAATTCTCTTTTCGATCGACAGGACGCGACGTACTTCCACTTCACACTCGGGCGATCATTGA
- a CDS encoding neutral/alkaline non-lysosomal ceramidase N-terminal domain-containing protein: MSMIAGSIRMLVLGVALMALPLQASEYNWKAGTAKAVITPSKPLWMAGYGGRTAPAEGKLHDLYIRVLAVEDAQGHRGIVLSSDTLGIPQSIYDEVSKQLKTQYGLDQSQFMLNASHTHCGPVLKGALLDIYPVSDQQMADINEYSDWLVTEIVSTIGKAIADLEPATLSRGVGSADIGVNRRTNREPDVPSLREQNLLLGPVDHTVPVLAVKRPDGSLKAVVFIYACHNTTLSFQQWCGDYAGFAQYALEEKHPGVTALFTMGCGADQNPLPRRTVELCQEYGNRLANAVDAVLKNSLEPVKSSLATRHAMVPLAMNALPAIDRLEKMAAEPVSYTQRWAARVLKGLQSGTIQLTEYPYPVQAWKLGDDQLWVTLGGEVVVDYSLRIKAEFGEQTWVTAYSNDVMAYIPSRRVLLEGGYEGQSSMMVYGLPTDRWAEDVEERVFAGLKKVVNSLKK; the protein is encoded by the coding sequence ATGTCCATGATCGCAGGTTCGATTCGCATGCTGGTTCTGGGGGTGGCCCTGATGGCCTTGCCTCTTCAGGCCTCCGAATACAACTGGAAGGCCGGTACCGCCAAAGCGGTCATCACCCCTTCCAAGCCCTTGTGGATGGCAGGGTATGGCGGGCGGACGGCCCCCGCCGAAGGAAAACTTCACGACCTCTACATCCGGGTCCTGGCCGTGGAAGATGCTCAGGGCCACCGGGGGATTGTGCTTTCGAGCGATACGCTCGGCATTCCTCAGTCGATCTACGACGAAGTCAGTAAACAGCTGAAGACACAGTATGGACTGGACCAGTCTCAATTCATGCTGAACGCCTCGCACACGCATTGTGGCCCGGTGCTGAAAGGGGCGTTACTGGATATTTATCCGGTCAGCGATCAGCAGATGGCCGACATCAATGAATATTCCGACTGGCTGGTCACCGAGATCGTTTCCACCATTGGCAAAGCGATTGCCGATCTGGAACCGGCGACCTTGTCGCGCGGTGTCGGTTCGGCCGACATTGGCGTTAATCGTCGCACCAACCGCGAACCCGACGTTCCCTCGCTGCGAGAACAAAACCTGCTGCTCGGCCCCGTAGACCATACGGTCCCGGTGCTCGCCGTCAAACGGCCGGATGGCTCGCTGAAAGCGGTGGTGTTTATCTATGCCTGCCACAACACCACGCTCTCATTCCAGCAGTGGTGCGGTGACTACGCCGGTTTCGCTCAGTACGCACTCGAAGAAAAGCACCCCGGAGTAACGGCCCTGTTCACGATGGGTTGTGGAGCAGATCAGAACCCACTTCCGCGCCGCACCGTGGAGTTGTGTCAGGAATACGGAAACCGACTCGCAAACGCGGTCGACGCGGTCCTGAAGAATTCCCTCGAACCCGTCAAATCATCTCTGGCGACTCGGCATGCGATGGTCCCCCTGGCGATGAATGCTCTCCCGGCAATCGACCGACTGGAAAAAATGGCTGCCGAACCGGTCAGCTATACCCAGCGCTGGGCCGCTCGTGTCCTTAAGGGACTTCAGTCCGGCACCATTCAGCTCACGGAGTATCCTTATCCCGTCCAGGCATGGAAACTCGGTGACGATCAGCTTTGGGTCACCCTGGGGGGCGAAGTGGTGGTGGATTACTCGCTGCGGATCAAGGCCGAGTTTGGTGAGCAGACATGGGTCACGGCCTACTCGAATGATGTCATGGCGTACATTCCTTCGCGCCGGGTTCTGCTCGAAGGGGGCTATGAAGGTCAAAGCTCGATGATGGTATATGGACTGCCGACCGATCGCTGGGCCGAAGATGTCGAAGAACGAGTCTTTGCCGGCCTGAAGAAGGTCGTCAACTCGCTGAAGAAATGA
- a CDS encoding YciI family protein, whose protein sequence is MRVMVLGKASKDTEAGAMPSPQAWEAMERFNEELLKAGIVLAGEGLMPSAKGVRIRYSGKDRHVMQGPFAETKEIVAGYSIWDVQSIDEAIDWAKRCPLEDGAEVEIRPIFSYSEEDVSEILTSPQ, encoded by the coding sequence ATGCGCGTCATGGTATTGGGGAAGGCGAGCAAAGATACCGAAGCGGGGGCGATGCCCTCTCCGCAGGCGTGGGAGGCGATGGAACGGTTTAACGAGGAATTGCTTAAGGCGGGGATCGTGCTGGCTGGCGAAGGCCTGATGCCGAGTGCAAAAGGGGTGCGAATTCGCTATTCCGGCAAGGATCGGCACGTGATGCAGGGGCCGTTCGCGGAAACAAAGGAAATCGTCGCGGGATACTCGATCTGGGATGTACAATCGATCGACGAGGCCATCGACTGGGCGAAACGCTGTCCCCTGGAGGATGGCGCCGAGGTCGAAATACGCCCGATTTTTTCGTATTCGGAAGAGGATGTCAGCGAGATTTTGACTTCGCCTCAGTGA
- a CDS encoding AAA family ATPase — MSRWGGAGAMLLEVMSGVESRPLEWVWEGVVPLGKLTLLIGEPGIGKSLVAMDTIARATQGRQGLAEDPRGLPGDVILFAGEDDLCSTIRPRLDAAGAVIERVSVVQNFDVDSLAPSSYERPRLDEDLSIEMLECCLQGNREANQPVQLIVIDPINCYLDHIDSQHEDRVRVMASKLADLAQRCNVAILLIAQPARVGIGKRGAWMPTTRVFAKAARSVWLVTQDPDDGQRRLLLPIKTNLCALPPGFGFQIHNQAIVWETDSVSMTAEQYLEESQEQQRVQVRQKSSELTRVVDWLRARLSQGEVPSSLLREEAAEFQITEATLRRALRLLNCQKSKEKCATGRWFWRLPEPWDEAAGANVEVAQPAQIEQL; from the coding sequence TTGAGCAGGTGGGGGGGGGCTGGGGCGATGCTGCTGGAAGTGATGAGTGGGGTTGAGTCGCGACCGCTGGAGTGGGTTTGGGAGGGCGTGGTCCCGCTTGGGAAACTGACGCTGCTGATTGGCGAGCCGGGAATCGGGAAAAGTCTGGTCGCGATGGATACCATTGCACGAGCGACACAGGGGCGACAAGGGCTGGCCGAAGATCCCCGCGGGCTGCCGGGCGATGTGATCCTGTTTGCGGGTGAGGATGATCTTTGCAGCACGATCCGTCCACGGCTGGATGCTGCGGGAGCTGTCATCGAGCGCGTCAGTGTCGTCCAGAATTTTGATGTCGACTCACTGGCACCTTCGTCTTACGAGCGACCGAGGCTGGATGAAGATCTCTCGATCGAGATGCTCGAGTGCTGTCTGCAAGGGAACCGGGAAGCGAACCAGCCTGTCCAACTGATCGTCATCGATCCGATCAATTGTTATCTGGATCACATCGACAGCCAGCATGAAGACCGGGTTCGGGTGATGGCGTCTAAACTGGCGGATCTGGCACAGCGGTGCAATGTCGCCATTCTGCTGATCGCTCAACCTGCCCGAGTGGGGATTGGCAAGCGAGGGGCCTGGATGCCGACAACCCGCGTGTTTGCGAAAGCGGCTCGCTCGGTCTGGCTCGTCACACAGGACCCTGATGACGGGCAGCGTCGATTACTGCTTCCCATCAAAACGAACCTCTGCGCGTTGCCCCCGGGGTTTGGGTTTCAAATTCACAATCAGGCCATCGTGTGGGAGACGGACTCCGTGTCGATGACGGCGGAGCAGTATCTGGAAGAGTCTCAAGAGCAGCAGCGAGTTCAGGTCCGCCAGAAATCGAGCGAGCTGACGCGCGTGGTCGACTGGTTGCGGGCCCGGCTCAGTCAGGGAGAGGTCCCTTCATCGCTGCTTCGGGAGGAAGCCGCGGAGTTTCAGATCACCGAAGCGACGTTGCGGCGTGCATTGCGGTTGTTGAATTGCCAGAAGTCCAAAGAAAAATGTGCCACAGGTCGCTGGTTCTGGCGACTCCCGGAGCCGTGGGACGAGGCAGCTGGGGCGAATGTCGAAGTTGCTCAACCTGCTCAAATTGAGCAACTTTAA
- a CDS encoding M48 family metallopeptidase: protein MSFHQRIITRRTMIASSLAVWCCGCRHAPITGRGQLLAIPETQEVSMGLSAYEEVVKKESLSTNQQYIDMVNRVGHRIAQISDRPDYEWEFKVLATPEQNAFCLPGGKVAIHEGILPICENEAGLAVVMSHEIGHALARHGGERMTQNYVVQGGQMLLSYATKNQDEKRQQMIQQAYGVGTQYGAVLPFSRKQELEADHIGVMLMSKAGYDPSEAPQFWSRFAASHKGQQPSEFMSTHPSDERREQALVKLLPEARELYAGAGEKIGIGESISVTQMAAHQEDAELKSLPVSGASASKSLTPANDDWR, encoded by the coding sequence ATGAGTTTTCATCAGCGAATCATTACCCGTCGGACCATGATCGCCAGTTCTCTGGCCGTCTGGTGTTGCGGCTGTCGTCATGCACCGATCACCGGGCGTGGTCAACTGCTCGCGATCCCCGAAACGCAGGAAGTTTCCATGGGACTCTCGGCCTATGAAGAGGTCGTGAAGAAAGAGAGCCTGTCGACAAATCAGCAATACATTGACATGGTCAATCGAGTGGGACATCGGATTGCCCAGATTTCTGACCGGCCTGATTACGAATGGGAATTCAAAGTTCTCGCCACGCCCGAGCAGAATGCCTTCTGCCTGCCCGGGGGGAAGGTGGCGATTCACGAAGGAATCCTGCCGATCTGCGAGAACGAAGCCGGACTGGCGGTCGTGATGTCGCACGAGATTGGACATGCACTCGCTCGACATGGCGGCGAACGGATGACACAAAATTACGTCGTCCAGGGGGGGCAGATGCTGCTTTCCTACGCCACAAAGAATCAGGACGAAAAACGCCAGCAGATGATCCAGCAGGCCTACGGCGTCGGGACCCAATATGGCGCGGTGCTCCCCTTCAGCCGCAAGCAGGAACTGGAAGCAGACCACATCGGCGTGATGCTGATGTCGAAAGCGGGTTACGACCCCTCCGAAGCTCCTCAGTTCTGGTCCAGGTTCGCCGCCAGCCACAAAGGCCAGCAGCCATCAGAGTTTATGTCGACGCACCCGAGTGACGAACGACGTGAGCAGGCTTTGGTCAAGCTGCTTCCCGAGGCACGGGAGCTTTATGCGGGTGCTGGAGAAAAAATCGGGATCGGCGAGTCGATCTCCGTGACGCAGATGGCAGCGCATCAGGAAGATGCCGAACTGAAGTCATTACCCGTTTCCGGTGCGTCCGCATCCAAGTCGCTGACCCCTGCGAATGATGATTGGCGCTAG
- a CDS encoding serine/threonine protein kinase yields MEPQWIWPFELLDKLGEGGMGVVYRARYVGNNRQVAVKLIPNDITANATVFARFERELDVLKQLSHPNIVHCFGGSCESKQRFYAMEYVPGGTLSDYLLEKGALGWENAVDYAIQMCDALQYAHEKGVTHRDVKPANFLMTKSGQLKLSDFGLASIVSQGRLTASGRTVGTILYMSPEQIRGGPVTNRVDLYGLGCVIFEMLSGRTPYSGETAAEVMQRHLKDPVPHVAAIVLNCPLELDQLVCELLAKDPAQRPATAAEVNRRLHEILLPGRKMVAVEPSLFGSGKQPPVKMIKAKSSPASSKRAVAPEATVSSRIPWGIAGVASLMCLFLAYGWMQSARQLRQAEQNWVSLLDHGEPGVRVVAASSLAKFPSLSPDTISRLSDCASLPHIDLQLASLRTLSAHASQSRSLAAELLRIQKSDESSAVRAEAATVLTAIQQSSRPFSYFFFALEGIIVLSLIGAGFGGWWIWNKFKAFAN; encoded by the coding sequence ATGGAACCGCAGTGGATCTGGCCATTTGAGCTGCTCGATAAGCTTGGCGAAGGGGGCATGGGTGTTGTCTACCGTGCGCGCTACGTCGGCAACAATCGACAAGTTGCCGTGAAGCTCATTCCCAACGATATCACGGCAAACGCGACCGTTTTTGCCCGGTTCGAACGCGAACTGGATGTTTTGAAGCAGCTTTCGCACCCCAACATCGTGCATTGCTTCGGCGGGAGTTGTGAGAGCAAACAACGATTCTACGCAATGGAATACGTTCCCGGCGGGACGCTTTCCGACTATCTGCTCGAGAAGGGGGCTCTCGGCTGGGAAAACGCCGTCGATTATGCCATTCAGATGTGCGATGCGCTGCAGTATGCCCATGAAAAAGGGGTGACGCACCGCGACGTGAAGCCGGCGAACTTCCTGATGACGAAATCAGGGCAATTGAAGCTGAGTGACTTTGGACTGGCCTCGATTGTTTCTCAGGGACGGCTGACGGCGTCGGGGCGCACGGTGGGGACAATTCTCTATATGTCTCCTGAGCAGATTCGGGGGGGGCCGGTCACAAATCGGGTTGATCTGTATGGTCTGGGCTGCGTGATCTTTGAGATGCTTTCGGGCCGAACACCCTATAGCGGAGAGACCGCGGCCGAGGTGATGCAGCGGCATCTGAAGGACCCTGTCCCCCACGTGGCGGCGATCGTGCTGAACTGCCCGTTGGAACTCGATCAACTGGTGTGTGAACTGCTTGCGAAGGATCCGGCTCAGCGGCCTGCCACGGCGGCAGAAGTGAATCGTCGCCTGCACGAGATTCTGCTTCCCGGCCGTAAGATGGTTGCCGTCGAACCGAGCCTGTTTGGCTCTGGTAAGCAGCCCCCGGTCAAGATGATCAAGGCGAAGTCCTCACCCGCGTCATCGAAACGGGCGGTCGCTCCCGAAGCGACGGTCTCGAGTCGGATTCCCTGGGGAATTGCGGGTGTCGCTTCGCTGATGTGCCTGTTTCTGGCTTATGGCTGGATGCAATCCGCTCGGCAATTGCGACAGGCGGAACAAAACTGGGTGTCACTGCTGGATCACGGTGAACCGGGCGTGCGGGTGGTCGCCGCCAGTTCATTGGCCAAGTTTCCCTCGCTTAGTCCTGATACGATCTCCAGACTGAGTGACTGTGCGTCGTTACCTCATATCGATCTGCAGCTTGCGTCGCTGCGAACCCTGTCCGCTCACGCCTCGCAGTCACGCTCACTCGCCGCAGAACTGCTGCGGATTCAGAAATCGGACGAAAGTTCGGCCGTTCGGGCGGAAGCGGCAACCGTGCTGACGGCCATTCAGCAGTCAAGCCGGCCGTTCTCTTACTTCTTTTTTGCCCTTGAGGGGATCATCGTGCTGTCGCTCATCGGGGCCGGATTTGGGGGCTGGTGGATCTGGAACAAATTTAAAGCCTTCGCCAATTAG
- a CDS encoding protein kinase, with protein sequence MATSQAVESFWLQLTKSRLLTAQEVKAVADELAGEGVDTDALAAKKLVQRGLITRYQADRLLEGRSRGFFFDDYKLLDLLGIGGMGWVYRAQSVSTGQTFALKVLLDQLKQDRGLLARFEQEVRAGQRFKHENIVRTYESGNAGGLPYMIMEFVEGPSLLELLRMRERSRLPWQQACDIARQAANGLHHVHRAGFVHRDIKPQNLLVDHNGLTKILDFGLSMKKDGEDGDEFSMAMIFGHECVGTAAYTSPEQALDSLTADARSDIYSLGCTLFASLTGDTPFPYSRTSEVLKGHQSVIPRHVSDMVPAIPREVGDLVAKMLAKNPADRFASAAEVAQALAPFSKTLPVEFNFSRILAERNRGAEEKLAELQKRQRSASGAASSTAKLTAGSSVASSTTAALPQEANPSAPAGPSVIRRGGFRFEKPPSITMKQKIESVAHSDASSMKAINSGMVLQPFTGGAAIPLVKDPFVIGRRGDCDLQIQDNAVSGRHCELRFDGTAWTLIDLNSRNGTRVNGALIQEHRLKLGDKIIVGPSLALRYTHPAKESAARWATRVRVGLLVVLGLAGLAGLVAAGLWMWGGRG encoded by the coding sequence ATGGCGACATCACAAGCTGTTGAATCCTTCTGGCTCCAACTCACCAAAAGCAGGCTGCTCACCGCTCAAGAAGTGAAGGCAGTCGCTGATGAACTTGCGGGCGAAGGTGTCGATACGGACGCTCTTGCCGCGAAGAAACTGGTCCAGCGTGGTCTGATTACCCGTTATCAGGCGGACCGACTTCTTGAGGGGCGTTCCCGGGGTTTCTTCTTTGATGACTATAAACTGCTGGATCTTCTCGGGATCGGCGGGATGGGCTGGGTTTATCGCGCCCAGAGCGTCAGTACCGGTCAGACGTTCGCACTGAAGGTCCTGCTGGACCAGTTGAAGCAGGATCGAGGGCTGCTGGCGCGTTTTGAACAGGAAGTCCGTGCGGGGCAGCGGTTCAAGCACGAGAACATCGTGCGGACATACGAATCAGGCAACGCGGGTGGCTTGCCCTACATGATCATGGAGTTTGTGGAAGGCCCCAGTCTGCTGGAACTGCTGCGAATGCGCGAACGGAGTCGGCTTCCCTGGCAGCAGGCCTGCGACATCGCACGACAAGCCGCCAACGGACTGCATCATGTCCACCGGGCCGGTTTCGTTCATCGGGACATCAAACCCCAGAATCTTCTGGTTGACCACAACGGACTGACCAAAATCCTCGACTTCGGTCTCTCAATGAAAAAGGATGGCGAAGACGGGGACGAGTTCTCGATGGCGATGATTTTCGGGCATGAATGCGTCGGGACGGCGGCTTATACCTCGCCAGAGCAGGCACTCGACAGTCTGACCGCGGATGCTCGATCCGATATCTATAGTCTGGGCTGCACATTGTTTGCGTCGCTGACGGGGGATACCCCCTTTCCTTACTCGCGGACATCGGAAGTCCTGAAAGGGCACCAGTCGGTGATCCCTCGCCACGTTAGCGACATGGTCCCCGCCATCCCACGGGAGGTGGGTGATCTCGTTGCGAAAATGCTGGCCAAGAATCCCGCGGACCGTTTCGCTTCGGCGGCCGAGGTCGCCCAGGCTTTGGCGCCGTTCTCCAAGACGTTACCGGTGGAATTCAATTTCAGCCGAATCCTGGCAGAGCGAAATCGGGGGGCGGAAGAAAAGCTGGCCGAACTCCAGAAGCGGCAGCGATCAGCCTCGGGGGCGGCAAGTTCCACAGCCAAGCTGACGGCGGGAAGTTCGGTTGCCAGTTCGACAACAGCCGCATTGCCGCAGGAGGCGAATCCCTCGGCCCCGGCGGGACCGTCCGTGATTCGTCGGGGTGGATTTCGGTTTGAAAAACCCCCTTCCATCACGATGAAGCAAAAGATCGAAAGCGTGGCTCATTCCGACGCAAGTTCGATGAAAGCCATCAATTCCGGCATGGTCCTCCAGCCGTTCACCGGGGGGGCAGCGATTCCACTCGTGAAGGACCCCTTCGTGATTGGGCGTCGCGGGGACTGTGATCTGCAAATTCAGGATAACGCGGTCTCCGGAAGACACTGCGAGTTGCGATTTGACGGAACCGCCTGGACCCTGATTGATCTGAACAGTCGCAACGGAACCCGCGTGAATGGGGCACTAATCCAGGAACACCGGCTGAAACTGGGTGACAAGATCATCGTAGGGCCGTCGCTGGCTCTGCGATATACTCATCCCGCGAAGGAATCGGCAGCACGCTGGGCAACCCGCGTCCGTGTCGGATTGCTGGTTGTGCTGGGGCTGGCGGGACTTGCGGGGCTTGTCGCTGCGGGTCTCTGGATGTGGGGTGGCCGGGGCTGA
- a CDS encoding serine/threonine protein kinase, whose product MSVSVDGFLQHLSDSGILSPEELLELEAQIPSTKRSHDALALARELVRLKKLTPFQANRLYAENPAPLILGNYVLLEKIGSGGMGKVYKAQHRRMKRIVAVKVLSQTALQSSNVVKRFLREAEAAAKLSHPNIVAAFDADEIDGIPFLAMEFVEGEDLAVCVKSSGAMTIERALDCVLQVARGLEHAHHQGIVHRDIKPANLLLDAHGIVKILDMGLARFHDSSDSAMPVAETAGITQAGSLVGTVDFMSPEQAIDSRSADHTSDIYSLGATLYYLLTGKPMYEAATLMARLLEHRDAPIPSIRAVRGDVPAQIDVIFCRMVAKKKQDRYPTMTDLITDLLNWQNVASSEGSSSSEDLTVPSNVLNLIFGDD is encoded by the coding sequence ATGTCAGTCTCAGTGGATGGGTTCCTGCAGCACCTGAGCGACAGTGGGATTCTGTCGCCAGAAGAACTCCTGGAACTCGAAGCACAGATTCCCTCGACCAAGCGATCGCACGACGCGCTGGCTCTGGCACGCGAACTCGTTCGGCTGAAAAAGCTGACGCCGTTCCAGGCGAACCGTTTGTATGCCGAAAACCCCGCCCCGTTGATTCTCGGGAATTATGTCCTGCTCGAGAAAATCGGTTCCGGTGGCATGGGAAAAGTCTACAAGGCCCAGCATCGCCGGATGAAGCGAATTGTGGCGGTGAAAGTTCTGTCTCAAACAGCCCTTCAGAGTTCGAACGTCGTCAAGCGATTCCTGCGTGAGGCGGAAGCGGCCGCGAAACTGAGTCACCCGAATATCGTCGCTGCGTTCGACGCGGACGAGATTGACGGGATCCCGTTTCTGGCCATGGAATTTGTCGAAGGTGAAGATCTGGCCGTCTGCGTCAAGTCATCGGGGGCCATGACGATTGAACGGGCACTGGACTGCGTGCTGCAAGTGGCCCGGGGTCTGGAGCATGCACACCATCAGGGCATTGTCCATCGCGATATCAAGCCGGCCAACCTGTTACTCGACGCTCACGGAATTGTCAAAATTCTCGACATGGGCTTGGCCCGGTTTCACGATTCCAGCGATTCAGCGATGCCTGTCGCGGAGACTGCCGGCATTACTCAGGCTGGTAGTCTTGTCGGGACGGTGGATTTCATGTCGCCCGAACAGGCGATCGATTCCCGCAGCGCTGACCATACTTCTGATATTTATAGTCTGGGTGCGACACTGTACTACCTGCTGACTGGCAAGCCGATGTATGAAGCGGCCACGCTGATGGCCAGACTGCTGGAACATCGCGATGCCCCGATTCCGTCGATTCGCGCGGTCCGTGGCGACGTTCCTGCTCAGATTGATGTCATCTTCTGCCGTATGGTGGCCAAGAAGAAACAGGATCGATACCCGACAATGACGGACCTGATCACTGATCTGTTGAACTGGCAGAATGTCGCTTCGTCAGAGGGGAGTTCCTCCAGTGAGGATTTGACGGTCCCTTCCAATGTTCTCAACCTGATTTTCGGCGACGATTGA